The following are encoded together in the Misgurnus anguillicaudatus chromosome 14, ASM2758022v2, whole genome shotgun sequence genome:
- the parapinopsinb gene encoding parapinopsin b isoform X1 produces MASFSEILNGSSVHVLGAEMPLPQAGFITLSVLMALVSITAVVLNATVIAVTLRHKQLRQPLNFALVNLAVADLGTTLTGSVPSVLTNAVGYYIMGRVGCVLEGFCVALFGITALCTVALIAVERLFVVCKPLGTITFQSKHAAGGVALSWLWSLIWNTPPLFGWGSYQLEGVGTSCGPNWQGRDFKNMSYIISYFSLCFAVPLAIIVISYSWLLYTLRKVAKVCGGAAARAESKVAWMVVMMVLAFLVSWLPYAALALTVVFNPDVQMSSLVKVVPIYMAKSSTFYNPMIYIYMNKQFQRYALPLLMCKDPGPSEDEASELQTVVSPLNKISPE; encoded by the exons ATGGCCTCTTTTTCAGAAATCCTGAACGGATCTTCCGTCCATGTCCTCGGTGCAGAGATGCCCCTGCCACAGGCAGGATTCATCACGCTATCTGTCCTCATGGCCCTGGTCTCCATCACAGCTGTCGTGCTGAACGCTACGGTTATCGCTGTGACCTTACGGCACAAACAGCTGCGACAGCCGCTGAATTTCGCCTTGGTCAATCTGGCAGTGGCCGACCTGGGTACCACATTAACAGGCAGTGTGCCATCTGTGCTGACCAATGCCGTGGGCTACTACATTATGGGACGGGTCGGATGCGTGTTGGAGGGGTTCTGTGTTGCTTTATTCG GTATAACGGCACTATGCACGGTGGCCCTGATCGCCGTGGAAAGGCTGTTTGTAGTATGCAAGCCTTTGGGTACAATCACATTTCAAAGCAAGCATGCGGCAGGAGGGGTTGCATTATCCTGGCTCTGGTCTTTAATCTGGAATACTCCACCTCTCTTTGGCTGGGGGAGTTACCAGCTGGAGGGGGTGGGAACTTCATGTGGACCTAACTGGCAGGGTCGAGACTTCAAAAACATGTCTTACATCATTTCTTACTTCTCACTTTGCTTTGCCGTGCCATTGGCCATCATCGTGATTTCATACTCGTGGCTGCTGTACACCCTAAGAAAA GTAGCTAAAGTGTGCGGAGGGGCAGCAGCGAGGGCGGAGTCAAAGGTGGCATGGATGGTGGTGATGATGGTGTTGGCGTTTCTTGTGAGCTGGCTGCCATACGCTGCTCTGGCTTTAACAGTCGTATTTAATCCCGATGTCCAGATGAGCTCTCTGGTGAAGGTTGTACCCATATACATGGCCAAAAGCAGCACTTTCTACAACCCCATGATCTACATATACATGAACAAACAG TTTCAGAGGTATGCACTCCCACTTCTAATGTGTAAAGACCCCGGGCCATCAGAGGATGAAGCATCGGAGCTTCAAACAGTCGTGTCACCATTGAACAAAATCAGCCCAGAGTGA
- the parapinopsinb gene encoding parapinopsin b isoform X2 gives MPLPQAGFITLSVLMALVSITAVVLNATVIAVTLRHKQLRQPLNFALVNLAVADLGTTLTGSVPSVLTNAVGYYIMGRVGCVLEGFCVALFGITALCTVALIAVERLFVVCKPLGTITFQSKHAAGGVALSWLWSLIWNTPPLFGWGSYQLEGVGTSCGPNWQGRDFKNMSYIISYFSLCFAVPLAIIVISYSWLLYTLRKVAKVCGGAAARAESKVAWMVVMMVLAFLVSWLPYAALALTVVFNPDVQMSSLVKVVPIYMAKSSTFYNPMIYIYMNKQFQRYALPLLMCKDPGPSEDEASELQTVVSPLNKISPE, from the exons ATGCCCCTGCCACAGGCAGGATTCATCACGCTATCTGTCCTCATGGCCCTGGTCTCCATCACAGCTGTCGTGCTGAACGCTACGGTTATCGCTGTGACCTTACGGCACAAACAGCTGCGACAGCCGCTGAATTTCGCCTTGGTCAATCTGGCAGTGGCCGACCTGGGTACCACATTAACAGGCAGTGTGCCATCTGTGCTGACCAATGCCGTGGGCTACTACATTATGGGACGGGTCGGATGCGTGTTGGAGGGGTTCTGTGTTGCTTTATTCG GTATAACGGCACTATGCACGGTGGCCCTGATCGCCGTGGAAAGGCTGTTTGTAGTATGCAAGCCTTTGGGTACAATCACATTTCAAAGCAAGCATGCGGCAGGAGGGGTTGCATTATCCTGGCTCTGGTCTTTAATCTGGAATACTCCACCTCTCTTTGGCTGGGGGAGTTACCAGCTGGAGGGGGTGGGAACTTCATGTGGACCTAACTGGCAGGGTCGAGACTTCAAAAACATGTCTTACATCATTTCTTACTTCTCACTTTGCTTTGCCGTGCCATTGGCCATCATCGTGATTTCATACTCGTGGCTGCTGTACACCCTAAGAAAA GTAGCTAAAGTGTGCGGAGGGGCAGCAGCGAGGGCGGAGTCAAAGGTGGCATGGATGGTGGTGATGATGGTGTTGGCGTTTCTTGTGAGCTGGCTGCCATACGCTGCTCTGGCTTTAACAGTCGTATTTAATCCCGATGTCCAGATGAGCTCTCTGGTGAAGGTTGTACCCATATACATGGCCAAAAGCAGCACTTTCTACAACCCCATGATCTACATATACATGAACAAACAG TTTCAGAGGTATGCACTCCCACTTCTAATGTGTAAAGACCCCGGGCCATCAGAGGATGAAGCATCGGAGCTTCAAACAGTCGTGTCACCATTGAACAAAATCAGCCCAGAGTGA